Below is a window of Leishmania panamensis strain MHOM/PA/94/PSC-1 chromosome 30 sequence DNA.
CACGTCCACCTCTGTGTCATGCAGACCGCCGCTCCCGGCCGGGTCGACGCCGAATTCCTCACCGAGCATCTGCGCCACAGCCTCCGTGCGCTCGGGGTTCTCGACCTTCGACCGGCGCATCATtcgaaggaaggaaaagacgaGCTTCCGGTGGTCATCCGTGATGGGCTGATCTTTCTCCTCCATTGTGAGTTGCGgagcaaacaagcaaactAAAAAAGGAAGTGAAGGAGTACGGTGACCAATAGGGAGCGACAAGACAGGCTGTGAGatgaagcagcggcgccttgTGTGTAGGGGGTGCTGAGAAGGGAAAATAAAAGCGAAGGACGTACGCGCGTACACGATCTTTGGAGGATTGGGCTCTTTTGGGGGCGCGTGTTCGTGTACATAAGCGGGAGAGGAGAtcgaagcggcagcgttggCATCGTTGCAatgaagggaaagaaggagggaggttggagggaggaagagcatAAGTTGTCGGGAAGAAGGGTAGGCGACTACAGCTCCACTACGCATGCAAGGGTGCTGAAGCTGTACGAGGCGCGTTTCGCCGCGCGATAGCACCAATCCGCTTcgaaaggagcagcagggcaTGCACGCCCCATACTTGCCTGAGCGGGACAGccacatctctctctccacacacacacacacaccgaagGCTTCATCACAAAGCCTATGGTCCATAGCAGCTGAGGCGCACTTGCCTCCAACTCGAGTATCAACCCCGGTACCGCCAGGAAATAGAGCGTTGGTGACCTATTGTTAAGTGTACTCGCCTGTGGTGCGGCGAGAGTAACGAAGAGACCACTGCTAGCCACGCAAAGCGCCGAGCAAAGTGAATGAGTGCGCGCTTACGTCTGTAGCAGGAAGACCTGATCCGGCTCAGGTACTGccaaaaaacaacaacgcaAACCAATGAAAAGGGGCGGCGAAATATCCACTACACAGCTGCTCCCAAGAACAGAGCAGACCGTCAGCTCACTTACTATGCAAGTCAGTGGCGGCTACAGACTTACGTTGCTCCATGACGCGCTTGGCCATGAGCCGCTTAAATTCCTCGGCGTCCATGCCGTACTTGGCCAATATCGAATTtagctcctcctcactgGCAGCCTTCATGAGCTCAGCTTGTGCCACTTCAGCGAGCGTCTTGGCCTGCTGATCTAGTACAAAATTTTTCTGAGTCTCCTTCTGGCGAACCAGCAGGTGGCGACGGATGCGCTCGCCATACGTTGAGCGAAGTTCTGGGCCGGAACGCCTCAAGATGAAGTTGTCGAACCCACCATCTTTCTCGATCTCGAACATGGCTGCCTCCACCATGGGTACCTGCACCCAATGGTCGAGCATGTCACTATAGTGAATGCCGGTCTTCACAAATGGGTACTTGAGCTGGCGGTAGACGTGCTGGACCTGACGCGAAGTGCGCACCCGTTCCCGCACCCGCTCGTTCATCCAAATCACGTCCATCTCCTGTGGTGCCTTGGGCAAAAAGGAGCGCGGCGACACGTCACTCAAGCGGTAGAGGGCGTGGCGGTTAACTCGGTTGCACCATGCCGCCCATGGAGGGAGGCCCATGGAGATGTATCGGTTGATGAGACCCCGCGGTGGCCCATGCGGCGCTCGCGACGTCTCCGGATTGAGCGCGAAAGTGGAGAAGCGCCATAGCGATGACTGACGaagcattttttttttttgcgtgcTCTCCCTGCGAAGCGTACAGTTACCCTTCTATTTATGATGTGAGAAGTCAAACGAGCCTTGTGCAGCGGGAAGTGATACGAGAGCGCATGCGTTCCAACGAGGTGCCACACCTTCTGAGCCTCGAAAGGGAAAACCGAGGGAAACGCGAGGCAACTGACAGCGCACAGTATCGAGTGCGCAGGACACACAACCACAGACAGACGCAGAGCAGCCCAACGCAACTGCACCTTGACACGCGCAGAGGTTGGAAAGTCGAACAAAAGACGAGAaaggagcaaaaaaaagTGGGAAGCGGAAAGAGCGAACCAGAGTCAGCCAAGCCGCAGAAAAGAGGGCGGTAGGCAGCAAGCACAGTCGCACAGCTACgccaggcacacacacacacacacacagagacgcgcGCAAAAGGCATCCGTGAGATACTATTGAAAaggcagacagagaggggtgTGGCGCGGGGCGGTTGTTCACATTGGGCGGGGCTCGTTCACCTTTTAAGTGGCGGCCTACGCTGATGGGACACAGTTCACACCCTACAGCCACGACCCTTTCTATCATTCCATCcctgccttttttttgttgttgtcccTCCCCGATTTCCCACTCATCGGCTGAAGGGCGTACTGGACCGGCAGGCCACAAAATGGAGGTATGCCGTCTCGCTCTGGTTTTCATTTTCCCATCCATTACAACACAAGACAGCGCACGCGACCCTAAAAATTCACACGGCGTCCGCACCCTGTTTGGGGCTCGAATCCAGGATGAGTTCAAGAAGAGCTGACTCGGCACAACAGCGCGTGGGCCTTCCTTGACAGACACGCTGTGACTCCACGCTCA
It encodes the following:
- a CDS encoding hypothetical protein (TriTrypDB/GeneDB-style sysID: LpmP.30.2680), translated to MLRQSSLWRFSTFALNPETSRAPHGPPRGLINRYISMGLPPWAAWCNRVNRHALYRLSDVSPRSFLPKAPQEMDVIWMNERVRERVRTSRQVQHVYRQLKYPFVKTGIHYSDMLDHWVQVPMVEAAMFEIEKDGGFDNFILRRSGPELRSTYGERIRRHLLVRQKETQKNFVLDQQAKTLAEVAQAELMKAASEEELNSILAKYGMDAEEFKRLMAKRVMEQRKSVAATDLHSK